A genomic region of uncultured Paludibaculum sp. contains the following coding sequences:
- a CDS encoding flagellin: MAISVQTNTGSLMALDNLRTNTDFQSKTIQRLTSGYRINSSGDDAAGLAVANSYRAQVAELNQGVRNANDGLSQLQIIDGGLNNISKMVDRLRTLATQAASDTFTGDIATLDNEFKAIKTEINRQAANIGLNSGGANAAASEVFVGGGVDQASSIVTLDLTATSLVDQGGLGITANDLADKAAAKLSLTNLTTATTKLGTIQGQVGSSQNKLQYAVNLASSQATNIAAAESRIRDADIAAEASNLTKAQVLQQSSMAALAQANSAPQSVLSLLR, encoded by the coding sequence ATGGCGATTTCAGTACAAACCAACACCGGCTCGTTGATGGCGCTGGACAACCTCCGCACCAACACCGACTTCCAGTCGAAGACCATTCAACGGCTGACCTCCGGTTACCGCATCAATTCCTCGGGTGACGACGCGGCCGGCCTGGCCGTGGCGAACAGCTATCGTGCGCAGGTTGCCGAGCTCAACCAGGGCGTTCGCAACGCAAACGATGGCCTCAGCCAGCTTCAGATCATCGATGGCGGCTTGAACAACATTTCCAAGATGGTGGACCGGCTGCGCACTCTGGCGACCCAGGCCGCTTCCGACACGTTCACGGGCGACATCGCCACTTTGGACAACGAGTTCAAGGCAATCAAGACGGAAATCAACCGCCAGGCGGCCAATATCGGTCTCAACTCCGGCGGCGCCAATGCCGCGGCCAGCGAAGTATTTGTTGGCGGCGGAGTCGACCAAGCCAGTTCGATCGTGACCCTCGACCTGACGGCCACTAGCCTGGTGGATCAGGGCGGTCTCGGAATCACGGCGAACGATCTGGCCGACAAGGCCGCCGCGAAGTTGTCGCTGACGAACCTCACGACGGCCACTACCAAGCTCGGCACGATTCAGGGCCAGGTTGGTAGCAGCCAGAACAAGCTGCAGTATGCCGTGAACCTGGCGTCTTCCCAGGCGACCAACATCGCGGCGGCCGAGTCCCGTATCCGCGATGCCGATATCGCGGCGGAAGCTTCGAACCTGACCAAGGCTCAGGTTCTGCAACAGTCCTCAATGGCGGCGTTGGCGCAGGCGAATTCGGCTCCGCAGTCGGTTCTCTCGCTGCTCCGCTAG
- a CDS encoding flagellin — translation MSISVQTNTGSLMALDNLRTNTDFQATTIQRLTSGYRINSSGDDAAGLAVANGYRSQVAELNQGIRNANDGLSQLQIVDGGLNNISKMVDRLRTLATQAASDTFTGDLDTLNNEFTAITAEIDRQAANIGLVTGGSNAKASEVYVGGGSSQANSVVTLDLVAGSVVDSAGLGIDGDVLTSKGAAKTALDNLTDATTTLGTIQGQVGSSQNKLQYAVNLASSQATNIAAAESRIRDADIAAEASNLTKAQVLQQSSMAALAQANSAPQSVLSLLR, via the coding sequence ATGTCGATTTCAGTCCAAACAAATACCGGCTCCTTAATGGCGCTGGACAACCTTCGAACAAACACTGACTTTCAAGCGACGACCATTCAGCGATTGACTTCGGGTTACCGAATCAACTCGTCGGGTGACGATGCCGCCGGATTAGCAGTGGCGAATGGCTACCGTTCCCAAGTTGCAGAGCTCAACCAGGGCATCCGCAACGCGAACGATGGCCTCAGCCAGCTGCAGATCGTGGACGGTGGCTTGAACAACATTTCCAAGATGGTCGACCGGTTGCGCACTCTGGCGACGCAGGCCGCCTCCGATACGTTCACGGGCGACCTCGATACCCTGAACAACGAATTCACCGCGATCACGGCGGAGATCGATCGTCAGGCCGCCAACATCGGTCTGGTCACGGGCGGCTCCAACGCCAAAGCCAGTGAGGTTTATGTGGGCGGCGGCAGCAGCCAGGCGAACTCGGTCGTCACCCTTGATCTTGTTGCCGGCAGTGTCGTCGACTCCGCCGGTCTCGGGATTGACGGTGATGTTCTGACAAGCAAGGGCGCGGCCAAGACTGCCTTGGACAACCTGACGGATGCCACAACCACCCTCGGCACGATTCAGGGCCAGGTTGGTAGCAGCCAGAACAAGTTGCAGTACGCAGTGAACCTGGCGTCCTCGCAGGCGACCAACATCGCGGCGGCCGAGTCCCGTATCCGCGATGCGGATATCGCGGCGGAAGCGTCCAACCTGACCAAGGCTCAGGTCCTGCAGCAGTCGTCGATGGCGGCTCTGGCGCAGGCGAATTCGGCTCCGCAGTCGGTGCTGTCGCTGCTCCGCTAA
- a CDS encoding flagellin, whose amino-acid sequence MSISVQTNTGSLMALDNLRTNTDFQSKTIQRLTSGYRINSSGDDAAGLAVANSYRSQVAELSQGIRNANDGLSQLQIVDGGLNNISKMVDRLRTLATQAASDTFTGDLATLSNEFTAIKTEIDRQAANIGLVTGGANAKVSEVYVGGGSSQANSIVGLDLTTTSVVDQTGLTINGDSLTSKANAKTALTHLTAATTKLGTIQGQVGSSQNKLQYAVNLASSQSTNIAAAESRIRDADIAAEASNLTKAQVLQQSSMAALAQANSAPQSVLSLLR is encoded by the coding sequence ATGTCGATCTCAGTCCAAACGAACACAGGTTCCCTGATGGCGTTGGACAATCTTCGCACCAACACCGATTTCCAGTCCAAGACCATCCAACGGTTGACCTCGGGCTATCGTATCAACTCGTCTGGCGACGACGCCGCGGGTCTGGCAGTGGCGAACAGCTACCGCTCGCAGGTTGCCGAACTCAGCCAGGGTATCCGCAATGCGAACGACGGACTGAGCCAGCTTCAGATTGTGGATGGCGGCCTGAACAACATCTCCAAGATGGTGGACCGGCTGCGCACGCTGGCAACCCAGGCTGCTTCCGACACGTTCACGGGCGATCTCGCCACCCTCTCCAACGAATTCACGGCAATCAAGACGGAAATCGACCGGCAGGCCGCGAATATCGGTCTCGTCACTGGCGGCGCCAATGCCAAAGTCAGCGAAGTGTATGTCGGTGGCGGCAGCAGCCAGGCCAACTCCATTGTCGGTCTCGATCTGACGACGACGAGTGTGGTCGACCAGACCGGTCTCACCATCAATGGCGACAGTCTGACCTCCAAGGCCAATGCCAAGACTGCGTTGACCCACCTCACCGCGGCCACGACCAAACTCGGCACGATTCAGGGGCAGGTTGGTAGCAGCCAGAACAAGCTGCAGTACGCCGTGAACCTGGCATCTTCCCAGTCGACCAACATCGCGGCAGCCGAATCCCGCATTCGCGACGCGGATATCGCGGCCGAAGCTTCGAATCTGACGAAGGCGCAAGTTCTGCAGCAGTCTTCAATGGCGGCGTTGGCACAGGCGAACTCTGCTCCGCAGTCGGTCCTGTCGCTGCTTCGCTAA
- a CDS encoding flagellin, whose product MSISIQTNSGALMALDDLRTNTDFQSRTIQRLTSGYRINSSGDDAAGLAVANGYRTQVAELNQGIRNANDGLSQLQIMDGGLNNISKMIDRLRTLATQAASDTFKGDIVTLDNEFQAITSEINRQAANIGLAAGGANAKTIEVYVGGGDTASNSIVTLDLATTSTVDAAGLGITGDNLLDKTATTTALGHLVAATSTLGGVQGQVGSSQNKLQYAVNLASSQATNIAAAESRIRDADIAAEASNLTKAQVLSQSSMAALAQANSAPQSVLTLLRQ is encoded by the coding sequence ATGTCGATCTCAATTCAAACCAATAGTGGCGCTTTGATGGCGCTGGACGATCTTCGTACGAACACTGACTTCCAGTCCAGGACGATCCAGAGGTTGACGTCGGGGTATCGCATCAACTCGTCGGGCGACGATGCGGCCGGCCTGGCCGTGGCCAATGGCTACCGCACGCAGGTGGCTGAGCTGAATCAGGGTATCCGCAATGCGAATGACGGTCTGAGCCAGCTCCAGATCATGGACGGGGGTCTGAACAACATCTCCAAGATGATCGACCGGCTGCGCACGTTGGCGACCCAGGCCGCTTCCGACACGTTCAAGGGTGACATTGTCACGCTGGACAATGAGTTCCAGGCGATCACGTCTGAGATCAACCGCCAGGCGGCCAACATCGGGCTTGCCGCGGGCGGCGCGAACGCCAAGACCATTGAAGTGTACGTGGGCGGCGGCGACACCGCGTCGAACTCGATTGTCACTCTGGATCTGGCCACCACCAGCACGGTCGACGCGGCCGGACTTGGCATAACCGGCGACAATCTGCTGGACAAGACCGCGACCACTACCGCCTTGGGCCACCTCGTCGCCGCCACCTCCACACTGGGCGGCGTGCAGGGCCAGGTTGGCAGCAGCCAGAACAAGCTGCAGTATGCGGTGAATCTGGCGTCTTCGCAGGCCACGAACATAGCGGCCGCCGAATCGCGCATCCGCGACGCCGATATCGCGGCGGAAGCGTCGAATCTGACCAAGGCGCAAGTTCTGTCGCAGTCCTCGATGGCAGCGCTGGCGCAGGCGAACTCGGCTCCGCAGAGCGTTCTGACCCTGCTGCGGCAATAA
- a CDS encoding flagellin, producing MSISIQTNRSSLMALDNLRINTDFQATTIQRLTSGYRINASGDDAAGLAVANGYRALVSELNQGIRNANDGLSQLQIVDGGLNNISKMLDRLRTLATQSASDTFSGDRATLDFEFKAIRTEIDRQASNIGLVAGGANAKTVEVYVGGGSSAANSVVTLDLTATSLVDQGGLGIDTDSLLLKADAGTALDHLTAATKALGTIQGQVGSSQNKLQYAVNLASSQSTNISAAESRIRDADVAAEASNLTKAQVLAQSSMAALAQANAVPQSVLTLLRQ from the coding sequence ATGTCGATCTCAATCCAAACCAACAGAAGCTCCTTGATGGCGCTGGACAACCTCCGCATCAACACCGACTTCCAGGCCACAACAATTCAGCGGCTGACCTCGGGTTACCGTATCAACGCGTCGGGCGACGACGCCGCCGGTCTTGCCGTAGCGAACGGTTACCGCGCGCTGGTGTCCGAACTGAACCAGGGCATCCGCAACGCGAATGATGGCCTGAGCCAGCTGCAGATCGTGGACGGCGGCCTGAACAATATCTCGAAGATGCTGGACCGGCTTCGCACTTTGGCGACACAGTCTGCATCAGACACGTTTTCCGGCGACCGCGCCACTCTGGACTTTGAGTTCAAGGCCATTCGGACAGAGATCGACCGCCAGGCGTCTAACATCGGACTGGTAGCCGGCGGCGCGAACGCGAAGACAGTGGAAGTGTATGTCGGCGGCGGCAGCTCCGCAGCCAACTCGGTGGTGACGCTCGACCTGACGGCGACCAGTTTGGTGGATCAGGGTGGCCTCGGTATCGATACCGACAGCCTGCTGCTGAAAGCCGACGCTGGAACGGCATTGGATCACCTGACGGCCGCCACGAAAGCCCTCGGAACGATTCAGGGCCAGGTTGGTAGCAGCCAGAACAAGCTGCAGTACGCGGTGAACCTCGCTTCTTCGCAGTCGACCAACATCTCGGCAGCCGAGTCTCGTATTCGCGACGCCGATGTGGCGGCGGAAGCTTCGAATCTGACCAAGGCTCAGGTTCTGGCGCAGTCCTCGATGGCCGCTCTGGCCCAGGCGAATGCTGTTCCGCAGAGTGTTTTGACGCTGCTCCGCCAGTAG
- a CDS encoding flagellin — protein MSISIQTNSGSLMALDNLRVNTDFQSRTIQRLTSGYRINASGDDAAGLAVANGYRTQVAELNQGIRNANDGLSQLQIVDGGLNNISKMIDRLRTLATQAASDTFKGDLTTLDNEFKAIRTEIDRQASNIGLVTGGANAKSVEVYVGGGSSAANSVVTLDLTATSVVDQTGLGINTDNLLDKDAAGTALGNLTLATKTLGTIQGQVGSSQNKLQYAVNLASSQATNIAAAESRIRDADIAAEASNLTKAQVLAQSSMAALAQANSAPQNVMTLLRQ, from the coding sequence ATGTCCATCTCAATCCAAACCAACAGCGGCTCCTTGATGGCGCTGGACAACCTGCGGGTCAACACCGATTTCCAGTCCAGAACCATTCAGCGGCTGACCTCGGGCTATCGTATCAACGCGTCGGGCGACGACGCCGCGGGCCTCGCCGTGGCGAACGGGTATCGTACACAAGTGGCCGAGTTGAACCAGGGCATCCGCAATGCGAACGATGGGCTGAGCCAGCTCCAGATCGTGGACGGCGGCCTGAACAACATCTCCAAGATGATTGACCGGCTGCGCACGCTGGCGACCCAGGCTGCTTCCGATACGTTTAAAGGGGACCTCACCACGCTGGATAACGAGTTCAAGGCGATCCGGACGGAGATTGATCGCCAGGCCTCCAATATCGGCCTGGTTACGGGTGGCGCGAACGCGAAGAGCGTGGAAGTGTATGTCGGTGGTGGCAGCAGTGCGGCCAACTCGGTTGTGACCCTCGACCTGACGGCCACGAGTGTGGTTGACCAGACCGGTCTTGGCATCAATACCGACAATCTACTGGACAAGGATGCTGCCGGGACGGCGTTGGGGAACCTCACGCTTGCCACGAAGACGCTCGGGACGATCCAGGGCCAGGTTGGTAGCAGCCAGAACAAGCTACAGTATGCCGTGAACCTCGCCTCCTCGCAGGCCACCAACATCGCGGCCGCTGAGTCCCGCATTCGCGACGCCGATATCGCCGCTGAAGCTTCGAACCTGACCAAGGCGCAGGTTCTGGCCCAGTCCTCGATGGCCGCGCTGGCCCAGGCGAACTCGGCTCCTCAAAACGTCATGACGCTGCTGCGCCAGTAG